Genomic window (Ranitomeya variabilis isolate aRanVar5 chromosome 8, aRanVar5.hap1, whole genome shotgun sequence):
GACGGCCCCTTCTGCACCTCCGCCCTGGTTGTGTGCGGTGCAGAGGCGGTCGGGGCGGGTTCGGGGGAGGTCACTGTGGTGGTGATTGTGGACATCCAGGTGGAGTAGGAGGACATGGAGGCCGTGGTGTACGGGGTGGCTTCATCGCTGGGCGCCATCTTGGTTGCTGCGGTGGTCCTGAGAGTGGCGAGGAGAGAGGACGTCTCTGTCGCGGGGTCTATGGTGGATAAGAGGAGGGGACATGTACCAAGCATTGCAAGGCAGGCTGATAACTGCGAGAGGAAGGGATAGCACAAAGCTTCAGCAATACTGACTGTTTCCACCTTACAGGAGAGTTTCCCCTGAGCCAACTTACTGGTGGTCTCTATCTGGTGCTAAATTTATGGTGTTCTCCTTTGGACCCCCCAAACGTGAGATCTAACTCACCGTCTGTCACATTATGTGATGAGGATACTGGAGGGGGCTGGGTGGCCTCCATACTGGTTGTCTCGCTTCTTTTAGTCACGGGGGTCACGCTGCTGGGGTCCGATGTCACCGGAGAGGAGATGGCCTCGCCTGGTGCGGTGGTGACGCTGCCACCTGCATCGTCCGACTCTGGCCCACCCACCGTGAACGAGGGCGGAGGGGACGGACGCCCAGTCTCTGTGATTATCCCATTATCTGGAAGCTCGGAGGAAGCATCAGGGGGTCCGGGGGGGACACTGGTGCCTGTACCCAAGTCAGCAGAACTCAGAAGAAACGGGCCGGTGGTGGCCACAGAGCTGTCAGTGGGAAGGAGGCTCGCCTCCTCCTGAGCTTCACCTAGAAGAAAAACGACAGATGAGACTGCGCAGGGGGATATAAACCTATtgttttctgttatcagccatttcaggaTGGAGATATTAACTACAAAAGACAATGCAAGAAAATAACGACAGTTTTAGAATTTAGACGGTCCTTTTTTTTTCTCTAAGACTGTAAATTCCCCTAAAA
Coding sequences:
- the LOC143787915 gene encoding uncharacterized protein LOC143787915, whose translation is MGGRWASRLLLGLLCLLSGALPPGEAQEEASLLPTDSSVATTGPFLLSSADLGTGTSVPPGPPDASSELPDNGIITETGRPSPPPSFTVGGPESDDAGGSVTTAPGEAISSPVTSDPSSVTPVTKRSETTSMEATQPPPVSSSHNVTDDPATETSSLLATLRTTAATKMAPSDEATPYTTASMSSYSTWMSTITTTVTSPEPAPTASAPHTTRAEVQKGPSVLEVGDEKDLTSYPSRSSSNPLFVMIVSVFTIMVLMVVVVVGFHRYKKRNSRTEFRRLQDLPMDDMMEDTPLSLYSY